Proteins encoded by one window of Salicibibacter halophilus:
- the prmA gene encoding 50S ribosomal protein L11 methyltransferase — MNWIEYRIHTTHEGADAVSHMLTEQGSNGIVVEDANDRKERPKRADEIGQPPVEHLPMEGVVLKAYFPESAQKDDAIRTGLAELQQRLDLDMGQLTVDTEVVKEENWEKAWKTYYKPIQVSENLIITPSWENVQRGTDDVVVELDPGMAFGTGAHATTILCLQALEHIVNAGDTVIDVGTGSGVLSIAAAKFGADSVYAYDADEVAVNVAKENVAINQVEDKVTVMKSNLFSHIEGKGGIIVANLLADILIRMAPDIKAHLNDHGFLLVSGIIENKKTEVRKALEKEGFIVAQTWEQEDWTAILLQRED; from the coding sequence ATGAATTGGATCGAATACCGAATACATACAACACATGAAGGCGCTGATGCCGTCTCGCATATGCTGACGGAGCAAGGGTCGAATGGCATTGTCGTGGAGGATGCAAACGATCGAAAGGAACGTCCGAAACGAGCCGATGAAATAGGACAACCACCCGTTGAACATTTGCCGATGGAAGGCGTGGTGTTAAAAGCTTATTTTCCTGAAAGTGCACAAAAAGATGATGCTATTCGAACGGGCTTAGCTGAGTTACAACAGCGATTGGATCTCGATATGGGACAGTTAACGGTCGATACCGAAGTGGTCAAAGAAGAGAACTGGGAAAAAGCGTGGAAAACGTATTATAAACCAATTCAAGTTTCTGAAAACCTGATCATTACCCCTTCTTGGGAAAACGTGCAACGTGGAACGGATGATGTCGTCGTTGAGCTCGACCCGGGAATGGCGTTTGGAACAGGCGCTCATGCCACAACCATTCTTTGCTTACAAGCCCTTGAACATATTGTTAATGCAGGGGACACCGTGATTGATGTAGGCACAGGCTCAGGTGTATTGAGTATCGCGGCTGCCAAATTCGGGGCAGATTCCGTATATGCCTATGATGCGGATGAAGTAGCCGTTAACGTTGCGAAGGAAAATGTGGCTATCAATCAAGTCGAAGATAAAGTGACCGTGATGAAAAGCAATTTATTTTCCCATATAGAAGGAAAGGGCGGTATCATAGTGGCCAATTTGCTGGCTGATATCCTCATTCGAATGGCCCCGGATATAAAAGCTCACCTTAACGATCATGGATTTCTGCTCGTCTCCGGCATTATCGAGAATAAAAAAACGGAGGTACGCAAAGCATTGGAAAAAGAAGGATTTATCGTTGCGCAAACTTGGGAGCAAGAAGATTGGACAGCCATCTTATTACAACGGGAAGATTAG
- a CDS encoding 16S rRNA (uracil(1498)-N(3))-methyltransferase: MQRYFVGDDQWSGNIVTLKGEQAHHISRVMRMSSGDVIICINDQGEAAYCRITQMEPDHITCRIEEDLSSDTELPVHITVAQSDLKADKYEWVVQKSTELGVGAITGFSADHSVVKWDAKKSAKRIARFQKITRESAEQSERLKIPVIERKSSLDEVLKETQPQPYDHKWIMSERSAREGEHHSFDDALRQLQPSARILLVFGPEGGFSIREHQMAIDLGCKPVSLGARILRAETAPVATLAMLVYQLELKR, translated from the coding sequence ATGCAGCGCTATTTCGTAGGAGATGACCAATGGTCGGGCAATATCGTGACATTAAAAGGAGAACAGGCACACCATATCTCTCGCGTGATGCGTATGTCTTCCGGAGATGTTATCATTTGTATAAATGATCAAGGGGAAGCAGCGTATTGCCGGATAACCCAAATGGAGCCGGATCATATTACGTGCAGGATCGAGGAGGACTTGTCCTCGGATACCGAACTTCCGGTACATATTACCGTGGCACAAAGTGATTTAAAAGCCGACAAATATGAATGGGTTGTACAAAAAAGCACGGAATTAGGCGTTGGAGCCATTACCGGTTTTTCCGCTGACCATTCCGTCGTCAAGTGGGATGCCAAAAAAAGTGCGAAAAGGATCGCCCGTTTTCAAAAAATAACCCGGGAATCGGCAGAGCAATCGGAGCGATTGAAAATCCCCGTGATTGAGCGAAAATCGTCACTGGATGAGGTTTTAAAAGAAACACAGCCACAGCCATACGACCATAAATGGATCATGTCCGAACGAAGCGCGAGGGAAGGCGAACACCATAGCTTTGACGATGCTTTACGTCAGCTGCAACCTTCAGCACGTATTTTACTCGTCTTCGGACCTGAAGGCGGCTTTTCCATCCGTGAACACCAAATGGCGATTGATTTAGGGTGTAAGCCGGTGAGTTTGGGGGCAAGAATTTTACGGGCGGAAACGGCACCGGTGGCAACGCTTGCCATGTTGGTATATCAACTGGAGCTAAAGAGGTGA
- the mtaB gene encoding tRNA (N(6)-L-threonylcarbamoyladenosine(37)-C(2))-methylthiotransferase MtaB: MSTVAFHTLGCKVNHYETEAIWQLFHKAGYEQSESQADVYVINTCTVTNTGDKKSRQAIRRCIRQNPDAVICVTGCYAQTSPAEVMDIPGVDIVVGTQDRSKMIGYIEDFKRSREPINGVSNIMKTRVYEELDVPAFTDRTRASLKIQEGCNNFCTFCIIPWARGLLRSRQPEDVLAQARQLVSAGYKEIVLTGIHTAGYGEDFKDYNFAALLRELEQVEGLKRLRISSIEASQITDEVVDVVRNSDTIVNHFHIPLQAGSDTVLKRMRRKYTTAYYKERVQRLQDIFPDLAITTDVIVGFPGETEEEFRETYNFVRDLQFSEIHVFPYSKRTGTPAARREDQVDDDVKKQRVQQLISLSDQLAKDYASKHEGEVLEMIPEEADKEDPDNGMYIGYTSNYLKVKVPAAADMVGKIIRVKMTKAGYPYNEAEFIRVLDDAEKPQYVQA, translated from the coding sequence ATGTCGACAGTAGCTTTTCATACACTTGGGTGCAAAGTAAATCATTATGAGACCGAAGCGATTTGGCAGCTATTTCATAAGGCGGGCTACGAACAATCGGAATCGCAAGCTGATGTTTATGTCATTAACACATGTACCGTTACAAATACAGGGGATAAAAAAAGCCGCCAAGCCATTCGCCGTTGTATTCGTCAAAATCCGGATGCCGTTATTTGTGTCACCGGATGTTATGCACAAACATCACCGGCAGAAGTGATGGACATTCCGGGTGTGGATATCGTTGTAGGAACACAGGATCGTTCGAAAATGATCGGGTATATTGAAGATTTTAAGCGATCGCGTGAGCCGATTAATGGCGTCAGTAATATTATGAAAACGCGCGTATATGAGGAACTGGATGTTCCTGCATTTACTGACCGTACGCGAGCAAGCTTGAAAATTCAGGAAGGATGCAATAACTTCTGCACATTTTGCATCATTCCGTGGGCGCGCGGCTTATTACGTTCCAGACAGCCGGAAGATGTTTTGGCACAAGCCCGTCAGCTCGTTTCGGCAGGGTATAAGGAAATCGTCCTTACAGGCATTCATACAGCCGGCTACGGCGAGGACTTTAAAGACTACAATTTTGCGGCGCTGTTACGTGAACTCGAACAGGTCGAAGGCTTGAAACGCCTGCGGATCTCTTCTATTGAAGCAAGCCAAATCACCGATGAAGTGGTAGACGTTGTCCGCAATTCCGATACCATCGTCAACCATTTCCATATCCCGCTCCAAGCCGGTTCGGATACAGTGCTGAAACGGATGAGAAGAAAATATACCACCGCGTATTACAAAGAACGGGTGCAACGCCTGCAAGATATTTTTCCTGATTTGGCTATTACAACCGATGTTATCGTCGGTTTTCCCGGGGAGACAGAAGAAGAGTTCAGGGAAACGTACAATTTTGTTCGTGATTTGCAGTTCTCGGAAATACACGTTTTCCCTTATTCAAAACGGACGGGCACACCGGCGGCCCGCAGAGAGGACCAAGTGGATGATGACGTTAAAAAACAACGGGTCCAACAGCTTATCAGTCTCTCTGATCAATTGGCCAAAGATTACGCTTCGAAACATGAAGGGGAAGTGCTCGAGATGATTCCGGAAGAAGCTGATAAAGAAGATCCGGATAATGGAATGTATATCGGTTATACGAGTAACTATTTGAAAGTAAAAGTTCCAGCCGCTGCTGATATGGTCGGAAAGATCATACGGGTGAAAATGACAAAAGCCGGCTATCCATACAATGAAGCGGAGTTCATTCGAGTGCTTGACGACGCTGAAAAACCTCAATATGTACAAGCGTAA
- a CDS encoding Na/Pi symporter → MDYSLLIMIVYIFIFLFGVTLIRTGLGQSPPKHVRTLVVNSTLHPFSGFLVGFAATALLQSSSAVMVLAVSLVAAGIIPFRQTIGIMLGSNVGTTLTLEILVFSGETLGLLSMGAGILCLLSRVRKLFLPGTILCGVGCMFLAMDGMSSWGQELTGQGWTDWLLENEGMSAGTAVLGGTIIATIIQSSTATIAIGIQMYANAFIQLDHAIAIMMGANIGTCLTAVLAALGAKRGAMQTALANVFLNVGGVLLFLPLIGIFSNVIMALAVDPAAQVAHASVIFNLICSLLVLPFVSPFASLIERLTGGGGR, encoded by the coding sequence ATGGACTATTCACTCTTAATCATGATCGTGTATATTTTCATTTTCCTTTTCGGCGTTACGCTTATTCGGACGGGGCTTGGGCAGTCTCCCCCTAAACATGTGCGAACGTTAGTCGTAAACAGCACGCTTCACCCATTTTCCGGGTTTCTCGTTGGTTTCGCGGCGACGGCTCTGTTGCAGAGCAGCTCTGCTGTGATGGTGCTTGCGGTCAGTCTTGTGGCCGCCGGTATTATTCCTTTCCGTCAAACCATCGGGATCATGCTCGGCAGCAACGTTGGGACTACCTTAACGCTTGAAATTCTTGTTTTTTCAGGTGAAACGCTCGGACTGTTATCCATGGGGGCCGGGATCCTCTGTTTGTTATCGCGCGTACGAAAGCTATTTCTTCCGGGGACGATTCTTTGTGGCGTCGGCTGCATGTTTCTCGCGATGGATGGCATGAGTTCATGGGGACAAGAACTTACCGGACAAGGATGGACCGATTGGTTGCTGGAAAATGAAGGGATGTCCGCAGGTACAGCGGTTTTAGGAGGCACCATCATCGCGACCATCATTCAATCAAGTACGGCAACGATCGCAATCGGGATTCAAATGTATGCCAACGCCTTTATTCAATTGGACCATGCGATTGCCATTATGATGGGCGCTAATATCGGCACATGCCTTACAGCTGTCCTGGCCGCCCTGGGCGCCAAACGCGGAGCCATGCAAACCGCTCTGGCCAACGTATTCCTAAATGTCGGGGGCGTCCTGCTGTTTTTACCTTTGATCGGGATATTCTCCAACGTTATCATGGCGCTTGCGGTTGACCCTGCAGCACAAGTGGCTCATGCTTCTGTCATTTTCAACCTTATCTGCTCTCTGTTGGTGCTGCCGTTTGTAAGCCCATTCGCGTCCCTAATAGAACGCTTGACCGGGGGAGGCGGACGATAA
- the rpsU gene encoding 30S ribosomal protein S21, which translates to MSETRIRKNESLDSALRRFKKDVSKNGKLAEVRKRKHYEKPSVKRKKKSEAARKRKF; encoded by the coding sequence ATGTCTGAAACACGTATACGTAAAAATGAGTCACTCGATTCAGCTCTGCGTCGTTTTAAGAAAGACGTGTCCAAGAATGGAAAATTGGCCGAAGTTCGTAAAAGGAAACATTATGAAAAGCCAAGCGTGAAACGAAAGAAAAAATCGGAAGCGGCTCGCAAGCGAAAGTTTTGA
- a CDS encoding NfeD family protein: protein MEKHVRISFFLFLMIVAGMMMPFFSSAQSDDATVHFIPVEQTVESGLEAFLDRSITEAIEEGADHIVLEIDTPGGAVDAASNIAEIVQNAEVPITAYVTSEALSAGAYIALNADNIVMDPRAQMGNAAVVDGSGNTAGDKAQEAWESNMETAAQSSEHDRDPEYARAMADPEELLTLDAEQALEIDYAEEVVTDREEVLAYLGLEGAEQVESEVSLAEQLTRWVTNPMIIPILLTVGGVGLLMELFTPGFGLPGLFGLGSLGLFFFGHLFAGFAGMEAIILLILGLVLIGVEVVFTGFGIFGVLGLASIIGSIFLASFDTTQILLSVFIAMVVIVVATVLLFKYFGKIGFMQKLVLQNASEPFEDPGETVSDDDLIGQIGRSLTPLRPSGLMVLAGENYDVVTDGVYVEADSDVRVISVSGPRIVVRVVN from the coding sequence ATGGAGAAACATGTACGCATCTCATTCTTCCTGTTTTTGATGATTGTTGCCGGGATGATGATGCCGTTTTTCTCTAGTGCACAAAGTGATGACGCCACCGTTCATTTCATCCCTGTGGAGCAGACGGTTGAAAGCGGATTAGAAGCATTTCTGGATCGTTCGATTACGGAGGCAATAGAAGAAGGGGCCGATCACATTGTCCTGGAAATTGACACGCCGGGCGGAGCTGTAGATGCGGCAAGTAACATCGCGGAGATTGTCCAGAATGCAGAAGTCCCCATTACTGCTTACGTTACCTCTGAAGCTTTGTCGGCGGGGGCGTATATTGCGCTCAATGCGGATAATATTGTGATGGATCCACGAGCCCAGATGGGCAATGCAGCCGTTGTAGACGGTTCGGGCAATACGGCCGGGGACAAAGCGCAGGAAGCTTGGGAGTCCAACATGGAAACAGCTGCCCAAAGCAGTGAGCACGATCGCGATCCGGAATATGCGAGAGCGATGGCTGACCCGGAAGAACTGTTGACGTTGGATGCAGAGCAGGCGCTTGAAATCGACTATGCCGAGGAAGTCGTCACCGATCGCGAAGAAGTTTTGGCATATTTGGGATTGGAAGGCGCTGAGCAAGTCGAATCGGAAGTGAGCCTCGCTGAACAGTTGACACGCTGGGTGACGAATCCGATGATTATTCCGATATTGCTGACGGTAGGAGGCGTCGGTTTACTCATGGAGTTGTTCACACCCGGGTTCGGGCTTCCGGGACTATTCGGGCTAGGTTCATTGGGACTATTTTTCTTCGGCCATCTATTTGCAGGATTTGCAGGAATGGAAGCGATTATCTTGCTCATCCTCGGATTGGTTTTAATAGGTGTGGAGGTTGTTTTTACCGGTTTTGGCATATTTGGAGTGCTGGGGCTGGCATCAATCATCGGAAGTATTTTCTTGGCTTCATTTGACACGACCCAAATTTTGCTTTCTGTCTTCATTGCGATGGTCGTGATCGTCGTCGCGACGGTATTGCTGTTTAAGTATTTTGGTAAAATTGGATTTATGCAAAAGCTTGTATTGCAGAACGCCTCGGAACCTTTCGAGGATCCAGGAGAAACGGTTTCAGATGATGATCTCATCGGTCAAATCGGCCGGTCCTTAACACCTTTGCGCCCTTCAGGCTTGATGGTGCTCGCGGGGGAAAATTATGATGTCGTCACTGACGGGGTTTACGTGGAAGCCGACAGTGATGTGAGAGTCATATCTGTTTCCGGCCCTCGTATTGTTGTGAGGGTTGTTAACTAG
- the floA gene encoding flotillin-like protein FloA (flotillin-like protein involved in membrane lipid rafts) codes for MPTEIIALVAIAIAVILLGILFTFIPVGLWIAAWAANVRIGIFQLVGMRLRRIVPKRVVNPLVKAKKAGLDLKLNKLEGHYLAGGNVDRVVNALIAAHRANIELTFERGAAIDLAGRDVLEAVQMSVNPKVIETPFIAGVAMDGIEIKAKSRITVRANIDRLVGGAGEETIIARVGEGIVSTIGSNDDHKAVLENPDMISQTVLSKGLDSGTAFEILSIDIADIDIGKNIGAELQTDQAEADKKIAQAKAEERRAMAVAQEQEMNARVEEMRARVVEAEAEVPQAMAEALRSGNLGVMDYYNLQNVEADTDMRKNIGKSTKDDDENIRDPHQDIDR; via the coding sequence GTGCCAACAGAAATAATCGCGCTCGTAGCGATAGCCATTGCCGTTATTCTACTTGGGATTCTCTTTACGTTTATTCCGGTCGGCCTATGGATTGCTGCTTGGGCAGCTAATGTGAGAATCGGGATTTTCCAACTGGTCGGGATGCGTTTGCGGCGTATTGTACCGAAACGTGTCGTCAATCCGTTGGTAAAGGCTAAAAAAGCAGGCTTGGATTTAAAACTGAATAAACTGGAAGGCCACTATCTGGCTGGAGGTAACGTTGACCGGGTGGTAAACGCTCTAATCGCCGCTCACCGTGCCAATATTGAATTGACGTTTGAGCGTGGGGCAGCGATTGACCTCGCCGGGCGTGACGTCCTCGAAGCCGTTCAAATGAGCGTTAACCCGAAAGTGATTGAGACGCCGTTTATCGCCGGTGTGGCGATGGACGGGATTGAAATTAAAGCAAAATCCCGCATTACCGTACGGGCAAACATTGACCGCCTTGTCGGGGGTGCCGGTGAAGAAACAATCATCGCCCGTGTAGGGGAGGGGATTGTCTCCACCATTGGTTCCAATGATGACCACAAGGCAGTGCTTGAGAATCCGGATATGATTTCACAAACGGTTTTGAGTAAAGGCCTTGATTCCGGTACAGCTTTCGAGATCCTTTCCATCGATATTGCCGACATCGATATTGGCAAGAATATTGGTGCCGAATTGCAGACGGATCAAGCAGAAGCCGATAAGAAAATCGCGCAGGCAAAAGCGGAAGAACGCCGTGCCATGGCTGTAGCGCAAGAACAAGAAATGAATGCCCGCGTCGAAGAAATGCGCGCCAGAGTCGTCGAGGCAGAGGCAGAAGTGCCGCAAGCAATGGCTGAAGCACTGCGCTCCGGAAATCTGGGCGTAATGGATTACTACAATTTGCAGAATGTGGAAGCTGATACCGATATGAGAAAGAACATCGGAAAATCGACAAAAGATGATGACGAAAATATCAGAGACCCCCACCAAGATATCGATCGGTGA
- a CDS encoding IS91 family transposase, translated as MEPNILRRIFFDHHQHWEQFVEKHGDRIRPIVHKEVGKFRDCGNPENGFKLFVCEGCHETRKVPYRCKGRFCTTCSIGESEEWSRLLMEDVFQVNHRHVILTIDEGLRDVFLLHRELLKTMMDEGARLIKEYFEKKGKVTPGIMVGLHTFGSQVNFNPHIHMLVTMGGMTKKGAWKTYDFLPFQMLRKQWQTVVLKLIRKHLSGKDKKRVQARLQKAFSKNGKGFYIYAPKHRGKVQDQLRYIGRYMRRPAIGINRIEAYDGQMVTFTYHDKMDGKEKDETISVEAFIMRLIRHIPDEQFKTIRHYGLYSRRTKNLSKKVLAAWQKTKKKWITQVKRTLSRQTWRERVMASGHKDPLRCPKCDNYFEYKGEVCLENGRLVVKVALGETARSYLEREVGHVPRIETPKKETKKEEETLEEPASQDRQLSLFTVS; from the coding sequence ATGGAACCTAATATTCTTCGACGTATATTCTTTGACCACCATCAACATTGGGAACAATTTGTCGAAAAACATGGGGATCGTATCCGCCCCATTGTCCATAAAGAAGTGGGAAAATTCCGGGATTGCGGGAATCCTGAGAACGGATTCAAGCTCTTTGTATGCGAAGGATGCCATGAGACCCGAAAAGTTCCCTATCGTTGTAAAGGTCGATTTTGTACGACTTGTTCGATCGGCGAGAGCGAGGAATGGAGTCGTCTGCTCATGGAAGATGTGTTCCAGGTGAACCATCGTCATGTGATTTTGACCATCGATGAAGGTCTACGAGACGTGTTTCTTCTCCACCGGGAACTATTGAAAACAATGATGGATGAAGGTGCACGGCTGATCAAAGAATACTTCGAGAAGAAAGGCAAAGTGACCCCGGGGATCATGGTGGGGTTACATACATTTGGCTCCCAAGTCAATTTCAACCCCCACATTCACATGCTGGTGACAATGGGCGGGATGACAAAGAAAGGGGCATGGAAAACGTATGATTTTCTCCCCTTCCAGATGCTTCGCAAACAATGGCAAACCGTTGTTTTGAAGCTGATTCGCAAGCATTTATCCGGAAAGGACAAGAAACGTGTGCAAGCGCGTCTCCAAAAAGCGTTTTCCAAAAACGGAAAGGGCTTTTATATCTATGCCCCTAAACACCGGGGAAAGGTGCAAGACCAACTCCGGTATATTGGCCGTTATATGCGTCGACCGGCGATTGGCATCAATCGGATCGAGGCCTATGACGGGCAAATGGTGACGTTTACGTATCACGATAAAATGGACGGAAAAGAGAAGGATGAAACGATAAGTGTCGAGGCCTTTATCATGCGTCTGATCCGTCATATTCCGGATGAACAGTTTAAAACGATCCGCCATTACGGGCTATACTCGAGAAGAACGAAAAACTTGAGTAAAAAGGTACTGGCGGCCTGGCAAAAAACGAAGAAGAAGTGGATCACCCAGGTCAAGCGAACCCTGAGCCGCCAAACCTGGAGAGAACGGGTCATGGCCAGCGGACATAAGGATCCTCTGCGGTGTCCCAAATGCGATAACTACTTTGAGTACAAGGGAGAAGTCTGTCTTGAGAATGGGCGATTAGTGGTTAAAGTCGCCTTGGGTGAAACAGCCAGAAGCTATTTGGAAAGGGAGGTCGGTCATGTCCCCCGTATCGAAACACCGAAAAAAGAAACAAAAAAAGAAGAAGAAACCCTCGAAGAACCGGCATCCCAAGACCGTCAACTTTCTTTGTTTACAGTGTCATGA